GCGGGTTGCCGAACGCGGCGCCGTTAAGTTCGGCCAGACGCGCCGACCAGTCCTGCGTCAGCGCGTTATCTTCCGCGGTGTAATAAGCCTCACATTTGGCGTTCTCACCATCAGAGAACAGGTCCAGTACGAGCGGGCCGAACATGGCGTTGATGCCCCAGAAAATATTGTCCGGAGTGCGCCACTGATCCCCGACTTCTTTAAGTTCGTGAGCCGGTTTGCTGCGCAGCGCTGCCAGCGCCTGGCTGTAAGCATTCAACGGGTGCATCACAGTTCCCCCACATAATTACCGGCCAGATAGCAACGGCCTTCCACGTAACCAACGCGGTTGCTCATCTTCAGGCACTGGGTGCGCTTCTTAGCCAGCCGTTCGCGGTCCCGGTTACTCTTCGAGGCATCGAATGCAGCCAGGTAAACATGCGCGGCGCGGCGCCACAGATTCTGTCTTTCCAGCTGGCAGGCCAGCTCTTCAAAAACTTCGTGTTTGAGCTTCTCGTTTGTCATGATCTGAACCCCTCCGGAACCTGGCTGTAATCAACACCGGCATAGCTGGCTTTAAATGCGCTGTCGTCGCGCTGCACACTGCGCTGCTTCCACTGCTGGCGGGACGGGCGTCCGCGCTCTTTCCAGCGGGTGGCGCTCAGCAGATAGCCTTCAAGCTTGCCCGGGACGAACAGCGTCTGCGGGCGCATGTAGTCGTACATTTCCGTGTCGTGCCAGTGCTCGTGCTTGTAGTCGACCACGAGCTGCAGGTCGTCCACCGAATGACCTTCGCGCAGCCGGGCCCGGATGTTCTCCAGTGAGGATTTCGAGTTCTGGTAACGCGCGCCGGTGACCAGATTCAGGTGCTTCAGCACAGCAATCGCTTTATCGGTGATCAGCTGCTCAGCGTCGGGTTGCCCGACAACCTGACGAGAAGGTTTTTTATCTGATGGTTCTTGTTTTGAAGTTACTGACGGATCGTGTCCAGATTCTGGACCCTGAGAAGCGCCGTTTTTACGGTTTTCCGGACGTTCAGATTCTGGACGTCCAGCTTCTGAACCTTCGGATTCTGAACGTCCAGATTCTGAATGTTCAGAAACTGGACCCTGAGAATAAGCACCGGCAGCCGCCTGGCGCAGGCGCGGCACGTTCAGCGTGTAGATGTTGGTACCAC
This sequence is a window from Cronobacter sakazakii. Protein-coding genes within it:
- a CDS encoding PerC family transcriptional regulator, with the protein product MTNEKLKHEVFEELACQLERQNLWRRAAHVYLAAFDASKSNRDRERLAKKRTQCLKMSNRVGYVEGRCYLAGNYVGEL
- a CDS encoding conserved phage C-terminal domain-containing protein, with amino-acid sequence MSVKLSAYVWDGCASAGIKGTKLLILARLADFSSDEGISWPSVDTIARQIGAGRSTVITAVGELERDGWLTRKERRQGQRSGTNIYTLNVPRLRQAAAGAYSQGPVSEHSESGRSESEGSEAGRPESERPENRKNGASQGPESGHDPSVTSKQEPSDKKPSRQVVGQPDAEQLITDKAIAVLKHLNLVTGARYQNSKSSLENIRARLREGHSVDDLQLVVDYKHEHWHDTEMYDYMRPQTLFVPGKLEGYLLSATRWKERGRPSRQQWKQRSVQRDDSAFKASYAGVDYSQVPEGFRS